From a region of the Nocardioides ginsengisegetis genome:
- a CDS encoding ArsA family ATPase, which yields MSPTHSHARRGPQSDSRAGHLDVDALLDDPHTGIIVCCGSGGVGKTTTSAALALRAAERGRKVVVLTIDPARRLAQSMGIEALDNTPRPVVGVDAAAGGGLDAMMLDMKRTFDEVVESQATPEKAKQILENPFYIALSSSFAGTQEYMAMEKLGQIHQEAQRTGTYDLIVVDTPPSRSALDFLDAPERLSSFLDGKFIRLLLAPARGPAKVMTAGLSLITNALTKILGAQVLRDMQTFVAAFDTLFGGFRQRAQKTFELLQADGTAFLVVAAPEPDALREAAYFVERLSEDGMPLAGLVVNRASPEPEGALSADEAMAASARLRKAEEGSLTAGLLRLHADQTRMVEREALLRDRFAAAHPEVPTAVVPALAGDVHDLSGLRRVGALLAGEQA from the coding sequence ATGAGCCCCACCCACTCCCACGCGCGCCGCGGGCCGCAGTCCGACTCGCGAGCCGGCCACCTCGACGTGGACGCGCTCCTCGACGACCCGCACACCGGGATCATCGTGTGCTGCGGGTCCGGCGGGGTCGGCAAGACCACGACGTCCGCGGCCCTGGCCCTGCGTGCCGCCGAGCGCGGCCGCAAGGTGGTCGTGCTGACCATCGACCCGGCCCGACGTCTGGCGCAGTCGATGGGGATCGAGGCGCTCGACAACACCCCGCGGCCGGTGGTCGGCGTCGACGCCGCGGCCGGCGGCGGGCTCGACGCGATGATGCTGGACATGAAGCGCACCTTCGACGAGGTGGTGGAGAGCCAGGCCACGCCGGAGAAGGCGAAGCAGATCCTGGAGAACCCCTTCTACATCGCGCTGTCGAGCTCGTTCGCGGGCACGCAGGAGTACATGGCGATGGAGAAGCTGGGCCAGATCCACCAGGAGGCCCAGCGCACCGGCACCTACGACCTGATCGTCGTCGACACCCCGCCGTCGCGCTCGGCCCTCGACTTCCTCGACGCGCCCGAGCGGCTCTCCAGCTTCCTGGACGGCAAGTTCATCCGGCTGCTGCTGGCGCCGGCACGCGGACCGGCCAAGGTGATGACGGCGGGACTGAGCCTGATCACCAACGCGCTCACCAAGATCCTCGGGGCGCAGGTGCTGCGGGACATGCAGACCTTCGTGGCGGCCTTCGACACCCTCTTCGGCGGTTTCCGCCAGCGGGCCCAGAAGACCTTCGAGCTGCTGCAGGCCGACGGCACGGCGTTCCTGGTCGTGGCCGCACCCGAGCCGGACGCGCTGCGCGAGGCGGCGTACTTCGTCGAGCGCCTGAGCGAGGACGGCATGCCGCTGGCCGGGCTGGTGGTCAACCGCGCCAGCCCCGAGCCCGAGGGCGCCCTGTCGGCCGACGAGGCGATGGCGGCCTCCGCGCGGCTCCGCAAGGCGGAGGAAGGGTCGCTGACGGCAGGCCTGCTGCGGCTGCACGCCGACCAGACCCGGATGGTCGAGCGGGAGGCGCTGCTGCGCGACCGGTTCGCCGCGGCGCACCCGGAGGTGCCCACGGCGGTGGTGCCGGCGCTCGCCGGAGACGTGCACGACCTGTCGGGGCTGCGCCGCGTGGGCGCACTCCTGGCAGGCGAGCAGGCCTGA
- a CDS encoding WhiB family transcriptional regulator — MWVEDWTPAAACRQAQPDQLFVRGAEQNKAKQLCAGCPVRTECLAEALDNQIEWGVWGGMTERERRALLRRRPAASWRAVLEAAREQGSPVTAKSGALHV, encoded by the coding sequence ATGTGGGTAGAAGATTGGACGCCGGCCGCTGCGTGCCGCCAGGCGCAGCCGGACCAGCTGTTCGTGCGTGGTGCGGAGCAGAACAAGGCCAAGCAGCTGTGCGCGGGTTGCCCCGTGCGCACCGAGTGCCTCGCTGAGGCCCTTGACAACCAGATCGAGTGGGGCGTCTGGGGAGGGATGACCGAGCGCGAGCGCCGGGCACTTCTCCGTCGTCGCCCGGCCGCCTCGTGGCGAGCGGTCCTCGAGGCCGCCCGCGAGCAGGGCAGCCCGGTCACCGCCAAGTCCGGCGCGCTGCACGTCTGA
- a CDS encoding penicillin-binding protein yields MSVPRNERLSAGRIASHLGVMLAVAVVMGVVVAGLAIPFAGVIGIGARNVATTMDALPAELKTEALAQKTRIVDSQGNVIASLYDENRINVPLDQISRTMVKAIVAIEDYRFYQHGALDLKGTLRALITNQASSGVVQGGSSITQQMVKLTLLSQAKTKKEMKEATDDTYARKLRELRYAIAFEQHYSKDWILERYLNIAYFGDGAYGIQAAARHYFGVNAKDLNLRQSAVLAGLVKNPTGYDPTNSPDRAIERRNVVLDRMAELNVISHEKAAKTKKQKLGLHVIPSKNGCVFSRAPFFCDYVVNKLLHDPSLGRSVKDRKSLLYSGGLTIRTTVDLRDQDAADASVRSHVFPTDQAIGALAMIEPGTGDVKAISQSRPMGGDRKAGQTYLNYVVPQKYGDSAGFQAGSTFKAFVLAAAINQGIPLSKTFNAQHTMTFDQADYANCPNEPPFAGTFDVSNSTVDGVMDVYRGTQKSVNTFYLQLEALTGVCEPFKLAREMGVDLTDPKGDQYGNGAERVPTFTLGVDNASPLEMAEAYATFGARGLHCDARPITAIEDSGGNTIKEFPSQCQQVMPQSTADAVSDVLRGVQEPGGFGYDVGHTNLTVPSAAKTGTSQDGKSVWFVGYTPHIATAGMIAGADQLGRPLKLAGQYVGGNYVYTATGSGFAGPMWAEAMHVVDDTLPNDDFIQPSPDDVAGVMATVPDVNGYDIGSAEAAIEAAGFTYVLGGYRPSTYSKDTVAYTYPAGGSESSSGETVTIYQSTGSPPPPPKPPGHHHGGGGKHGGKHR; encoded by the coding sequence ATGTCCGTGCCCCGCAACGAGCGTCTCTCCGCCGGCCGCATCGCCTCCCACCTGGGCGTCATGCTCGCCGTCGCCGTCGTGATGGGCGTCGTCGTGGCCGGGCTGGCCATCCCCTTCGCGGGCGTGATCGGCATCGGGGCCCGCAACGTCGCGACCACCATGGACGCGCTGCCGGCCGAGCTGAAGACCGAGGCGCTGGCCCAGAAGACGCGCATCGTCGACTCCCAGGGCAACGTGATCGCCTCGCTCTACGACGAGAACCGCATCAACGTCCCGCTCGACCAGATCTCGCGGACCATGGTCAAGGCGATCGTCGCGATCGAGGACTACCGCTTCTACCAGCACGGCGCCCTCGACCTGAAGGGCACGCTGCGCGCCCTCATCACCAACCAGGCCAGCAGCGGCGTGGTCCAGGGTGGCTCCTCCATCACCCAGCAGATGGTCAAGCTGACGCTGCTGAGCCAGGCGAAGACCAAGAAGGAGATGAAGGAGGCGACCGACGACACCTACGCGCGCAAGCTGCGCGAGCTGCGCTACGCCATCGCCTTCGAGCAGCACTACTCCAAGGACTGGATCCTCGAGCGCTACCTCAACATCGCCTACTTCGGCGACGGCGCCTACGGCATCCAGGCCGCCGCCCGGCACTACTTCGGCGTCAACGCCAAGGACCTCAACCTCCGGCAGTCCGCCGTGCTGGCCGGCCTGGTGAAGAACCCCACCGGCTACGACCCGACCAACTCCCCCGACCGGGCGATCGAGCGCCGCAACGTCGTGCTCGACCGGATGGCCGAGCTCAACGTGATCAGCCACGAGAAGGCCGCCAAGACCAAGAAGCAGAAGCTCGGCCTGCACGTCATCCCCTCGAAGAACGGCTGCGTCTTCTCACGGGCGCCGTTCTTCTGCGACTACGTCGTCAACAAGCTCCTCCACGACCCCTCGCTGGGTCGCTCGGTCAAGGACCGCAAGAGCCTGCTCTACTCCGGCGGCCTGACCATCCGCACCACCGTCGACCTGCGCGACCAGGACGCCGCCGACGCGTCGGTCCGCTCGCACGTCTTCCCGACCGACCAGGCCATCGGCGCGCTCGCCATGATCGAGCCCGGCACCGGCGACGTGAAGGCGATCTCCCAGTCCCGCCCGATGGGCGGCGACCGGAAGGCCGGCCAGACCTACCTCAACTACGTCGTCCCCCAGAAGTACGGCGACTCCGCCGGCTTCCAGGCCGGCTCGACGTTCAAGGCCTTCGTGCTGGCGGCCGCCATCAATCAGGGCATCCCGCTGTCCAAGACCTTCAACGCCCAGCACACGATGACCTTCGACCAGGCCGACTACGCCAACTGTCCCAACGAGCCGCCGTTCGCCGGCACCTTCGACGTCAGCAACTCCACCGTCGACGGCGTCATGGACGTCTACCGGGGCACCCAGAAGTCGGTCAACACCTTCTACCTCCAGCTCGAGGCGCTCACCGGCGTGTGCGAGCCGTTCAAGCTGGCCCGCGAGATGGGCGTGGACCTGACCGACCCCAAGGGCGACCAGTACGGCAACGGCGCCGAGCGCGTGCCGACCTTCACCCTGGGTGTCGACAACGCCAGCCCGCTCGAGATGGCGGAGGCCTACGCGACGTTCGGTGCGCGCGGTCTCCACTGCGACGCCCGCCCGATCACCGCGATCGAGGACTCCGGTGGCAACACCATCAAGGAGTTCCCGAGCCAGTGCCAGCAGGTGATGCCGCAGAGCACCGCCGACGCCGTCAGCGACGTCCTGCGCGGCGTCCAGGAGCCGGGCGGCTTCGGCTACGACGTCGGCCACACCAACCTGACGGTGCCGTCGGCGGCCAAGACCGGAACCTCCCAGGACGGCAAGTCCGTGTGGTTCGTGGGCTACACCCCCCACATCGCGACCGCGGGCATGATCGCCGGTGCCGACCAGCTGGGCCGGCCGCTCAAGCTCGCCGGCCAGTACGTCGGCGGCAACTACGTCTACACCGCCACCGGCTCAGGCTTTGCCGGCCCGATGTGGGCCGAGGCCATGCACGTCGTGGACGACACCCTGCCCAACGACGACTTCATCCAGCCCTCGCCCGACGACGTCGCCGGCGTCATGGCCACGGTCCCCGACGTCAACGGCTACGACATCGGCTCGGCCGAGGCGGCGATCGAGGCCGCCGGGTTCACCTACGTCCTGGGTGGCTACCGGCCCTCGACGTACTCCAAGGACACCGTGGCCTACACCTACCCGGCCGGCGGGTCCGAGTCGAGCAGCGGCGAGACGGTGACGATCTACCAGTCGACCGGCAGCCCGCCGCCTCCGCCGAAGCCGCCGGGCCACCACCACGGTGGCGGGGGCAAGCACGGCGGCAAGCACCGCTGA
- a CDS encoding GatB/YqeY domain-containing protein, with protein MSALKDRLRADLTAAIKARDEVRSSTLRMVLTAITNAEVAGKEARELSDDDVIGVLSSEGKKRREAATAFEDGGRAEMAAKEKAEAEVIADYLPEQLSADDIATLVTAAIAQVGAAGEGMKAMGKVMGVVTPQVKGRADGGVVAAEVRRQLA; from the coding sequence ATGAGTGCTCTGAAGGACCGTCTCCGCGCCGACCTGACCGCCGCCATCAAGGCGCGTGACGAGGTGCGTTCCTCCACGCTGCGGATGGTCCTGACCGCGATCACCAACGCCGAGGTCGCCGGCAAGGAGGCCCGCGAGCTCAGCGACGACGACGTCATCGGCGTGCTCTCCAGCGAGGGCAAGAAGCGCCGCGAGGCGGCCACCGCCTTCGAGGACGGCGGCCGCGCCGAGATGGCGGCCAAGGAGAAGGCCGAGGCCGAGGTGATCGCCGACTACCTGCCCGAGCAGCTCTCGGCCGACGACATCGCCACCCTCGTGACCGCCGCGATCGCCCAGGTCGGCGCGGCCGGCGAGGGCATGAAGGCGATGGGCAAGGTGATGGGCGTCGTCACCCCGCAGGTCAAGGGGCGTGCCGACGGCGGCGTCGTCGCCGCGGAGGTACGCCGCCAGCTCGCCTGA
- a CDS encoding metallophosphoesterase yields MSPSPVLRTLRGLAAAGVVAGAGLTTYAAWEARAYTLRNVSVPLLPPGHRPLRVLHLSDVHMTPGQTRKQEWLRGLAGLEPDLVVNTGDNLAHMASVPVVRDSLGPLLDVPGVFVFGSNDYFAPSLRNPLRYLLPDDGKRNTHTPQLPWRELRSTFTDAGWLDLTNRHGALEVEGTTFAFAGVDDPHLDYDRLEEVRGPADPTANVRLAVAHAPYLRVLDAFAADGYDAIIAGHTHGGQVCLPGVGALTTNCDLEPARAKGLHRHPADSRDGDPGSAWLHVSAGLGTSPYARIRVACRPEATLLTLTARRS; encoded by the coding sequence GTGAGCCCCTCCCCCGTCCTGCGCACCCTCCGCGGCCTCGCCGCCGCCGGCGTGGTCGCGGGCGCCGGCCTCACGACGTACGCCGCGTGGGAGGCGCGTGCCTACACGCTGCGGAACGTCTCGGTGCCGCTGCTCCCTCCCGGCCACCGGCCGCTGCGGGTGCTGCACCTCAGCGACGTGCACATGACGCCCGGCCAGACCCGCAAGCAGGAGTGGCTGCGGGGCCTGGCCGGCCTGGAGCCCGACCTGGTGGTCAACACCGGCGACAACCTCGCCCACATGGCGTCCGTGCCGGTGGTCCGCGACTCGCTCGGACCGCTGCTCGACGTGCCGGGCGTGTTCGTGTTCGGGTCCAACGACTACTTCGCGCCCAGCCTGCGCAACCCGCTGCGCTACCTGCTGCCCGACGACGGCAAGCGCAACACCCACACCCCCCAGCTGCCGTGGCGCGAGCTCCGCTCGACGTTCACCGACGCCGGCTGGCTCGACCTGACCAACCGGCACGGGGCCCTCGAGGTCGAGGGCACGACGTTCGCCTTCGCGGGTGTCGACGACCCCCACCTCGACTACGACCGGCTCGAGGAGGTGCGCGGGCCGGCCGACCCGACCGCCAACGTACGCCTCGCGGTCGCCCACGCGCCCTACCTGCGGGTCCTGGATGCCTTCGCCGCCGACGGGTACGACGCGATCATCGCCGGGCACACCCACGGCGGCCAGGTCTGCCTGCCGGGGGTCGGCGCACTGACCACCAACTGCGACCTCGAGCCGGCCCGCGCCAAGGGCCTGCACCGGCACCCGGCCGACTCCCGCGACGGCGACCCCGGGTCGGCGTGGCTGCACGTGTCGGCCGGTCTGGGCACCAGCCCCTACGCCCGGATCCGGGTGGCCTGCCGCCCCGAGGCGACGCTCCTGACGCTGACGGCGCGGCGGTCCTGA
- a CDS encoding aspartate-semialdehyde dehydrogenase, which produces MNIGVVGATGQVGVAMRQILEERAFPVDQIRFFASARSAGKVLPFTGPGGERSVVVEDAETADPTGLDIALFSAGATTSRALAQKFVDAGVIVIDNSSAFRKDPAIPLVVAEVNPEAMAGVVEAGRGIIANPNCTTMAAMPVLKPLHDAAGLVRLIASTYQAVSGSGVAGVEELAGQVAAAGDKARELAYDGQAVTFPEPDKYARTIAYNVLPLAGSIVDDGLNETDEEQKLRNESRKILGIPDLRVSGICVRVPVFTGHSLAINAEFAQPMPVARARELLAEAPGVELSEIPTPLQAAGQDPSYVGRLRQDPGVDDDRGLALFISNDNLRKGAALNTVQIAELIARR; this is translated from the coding sequence ATCAACATCGGCGTCGTCGGCGCCACCGGACAGGTCGGCGTCGCCATGCGCCAGATCCTCGAGGAGCGCGCCTTCCCGGTCGACCAGATCCGCTTCTTCGCCTCCGCCCGGTCCGCCGGCAAGGTCCTGCCCTTCACCGGCCCCGGTGGCGAGCGGAGCGTGGTCGTCGAGGACGCGGAGACCGCCGACCCGACCGGGCTCGACATCGCGCTCTTCTCCGCGGGGGCGACCACGTCGCGTGCGCTGGCGCAGAAGTTCGTCGACGCGGGCGTGATCGTCATCGACAACTCCAGTGCCTTCCGGAAGGACCCCGCGATCCCGCTCGTGGTCGCCGAGGTCAACCCCGAGGCGATGGCCGGGGTGGTCGAGGCCGGGCGCGGCATCATCGCCAACCCCAACTGCACCACGATGGCCGCGATGCCGGTCCTCAAGCCGCTGCACGACGCGGCGGGCCTGGTGCGCCTGATCGCCTCGACCTACCAGGCCGTCTCCGGCTCCGGCGTCGCCGGTGTCGAGGAGCTCGCGGGTCAGGTCGCCGCGGCCGGCGACAAGGCCCGTGAGCTGGCCTACGACGGCCAGGCCGTGACGTTCCCGGAGCCGGACAAGTACGCCCGCACGATCGCCTACAACGTGCTCCCGCTGGCCGGCTCGATCGTCGACGACGGCCTCAACGAGACCGACGAGGAGCAGAAGCTCCGCAACGAGTCCCGCAAGATCCTGGGCATCCCGGACCTGCGGGTCTCCGGCATCTGCGTGCGCGTCCCGGTCTTCACCGGCCACTCGCTGGCGATCAACGCCGAGTTCGCCCAGCCGATGCCGGTCGCCCGCGCGCGCGAGCTGCTGGCCGAGGCCCCGGGCGTCGAGCTGTCCGAGATCCCCACGCCGCTCCAGGCGGCCGGTCAGGATCCGTCGTACGTCGGCCGCCTGCGCCAGGACCCGGGCGTCGACGACGACCGCGGGCTGGCGCTCTTCATCTCCAACGACAACCTCCGCAAGGGCGCGGCCCTCAATACGGTGCAGATCGCGGAGCTGATCGCCCGACGCTGA
- a CDS encoding aspartate kinase: protein MGIVVQKYGGSSVADAAGIKRVAQRIVNTRKAGNDVVVVVSAMGDTTDELRDLAEQVTPLPPPRELDMLLTAGERISMALVAMAIAQLGHKAQSFTGSQAGVITDSAHGKAKIIDITPGRIETAIKDGAIAIVAGFQGVSQDTKDITTLGRGASDTTAVALAAALGADVCEIYSDVDGVFTADPRIVPTARKLDRVSTEEMLEMAASGAKILHLRCVEYARRYNMPIHVRSSFSQKEGTWVVPDSHKGEEDMEQAIIAGVAHDVSEAKITVVGVPDKVGEAARIFEALAATEVNIDMVVQNVSAAATALTDISFTLPRADGQAAMGALARIQDEVGYDKLLYDDQVGKVSLIGAGMRSHPGITAKFFAALASSGVNIEMISTSEIRISVIVDEAQVPDAVRATHTAFDLDSTEVEAVVYGGTGR, encoded by the coding sequence GTGGGCATTGTCGTGCAGAAGTACGGCGGTTCGTCCGTCGCCGACGCCGCCGGCATCAAGCGGGTGGCGCAGCGCATCGTCAACACCCGCAAGGCGGGCAACGACGTCGTCGTCGTGGTCTCCGCGATGGGTGACACGACCGACGAGCTGCGTGACCTCGCCGAGCAGGTGACCCCGCTCCCGCCGCCGCGTGAGCTGGACATGCTGCTCACCGCCGGCGAGCGCATCTCGATGGCCCTGGTGGCCATGGCGATCGCGCAGCTGGGGCACAAGGCGCAGTCGTTCACCGGCTCCCAGGCCGGCGTGATCACCGACTCGGCGCACGGCAAGGCCAAGATCATCGACATCACGCCGGGGCGGATCGAGACCGCGATCAAGGACGGCGCGATCGCGATCGTGGCCGGCTTCCAGGGCGTCTCCCAGGACACCAAGGACATCACCACGCTCGGCCGCGGCGCCTCCGACACGACCGCCGTCGCGCTCGCGGCCGCCCTCGGCGCGGACGTGTGCGAGATCTACAGCGACGTCGACGGCGTCTTCACCGCCGACCCCCGGATCGTCCCGACGGCCCGCAAGCTCGACCGCGTCTCCACCGAGGAGATGCTCGAGATGGCTGCCTCCGGCGCCAAGATCCTCCACCTGCGGTGCGTCGAGTACGCCCGCCGCTACAACATGCCGATCCACGTGCGCTCCTCCTTCTCGCAGAAGGAAGGCACCTGGGTGGTCCCCGACTCGCACAAGGGAGAAGAAGACATGGAGCAGGCGATCATCGCCGGCGTCGCGCACGACGTCAGCGAGGCCAAGATCACCGTGGTCGGCGTGCCCGACAAGGTCGGCGAGGCCGCCCGCATCTTCGAGGCCCTGGCCGCGACCGAGGTCAACATCGACATGGTCGTCCAGAACGTCTCCGCCGCCGCCACGGCGCTGACCGACATCTCCTTCACGCTGCCCCGAGCCGACGGCCAGGCGGCCATGGGCGCGCTGGCGCGCATCCAGGACGAGGTCGGCTACGACAAGCTGCTCTACGACGACCAGGTCGGCAAGGTGTCGCTGATCGGCGCCGGCATGCGCTCGCACCCGGGGATCACGGCCAAGTTCTTCGCCGCGCTTGCCTCCTCGGGGGTCAACATCGAGATGATCTCCACCTCCGAGATCCGGATCTCCGTGATCGTCGACGAGGCCCAGGTCCCCGACGCCGTCCGCGCCACCCACACCGCCTTCGACCTCGACTCGACCGAGGTCGAGGCCGTTGTCTACGGCGGGACGGGCCGCTGA
- a CDS encoding DUF5063 domain-containing protein, translating to MTETPESRMDGATEEFATQIADQVESFLIAVQAIAREADGGRAISLLLLEISQVLLAGARLGAQSDFSPRAEYQPDVGPEPDIDALRLRLAEILGNVDTYSFVFDPYVPEAAVESQLSDDIASIATDLENGLRHYRLGNIDEALWWWQFSYVSSWGNLAGAALNALLSVVAHDRLDTEIAFEEEQLAVAEEILEAEMRESGESAPR from the coding sequence ATGACTGAGACACCCGAGAGCCGGATGGACGGCGCGACCGAGGAGTTCGCGACCCAGATCGCCGACCAGGTCGAGAGCTTCCTCATCGCGGTGCAGGCCATCGCCCGCGAGGCCGACGGCGGCCGGGCGATCTCGCTGCTGCTGCTCGAGATCAGCCAGGTGCTGCTGGCCGGCGCCCGGCTGGGCGCCCAGAGCGACTTCTCGCCCCGCGCCGAGTACCAACCCGACGTGGGCCCCGAGCCCGACATCGACGCCCTCCGGCTGCGGCTGGCCGAGATCCTCGGCAACGTCGACACCTACAGCTTCGTGTTCGACCCCTACGTGCCCGAGGCCGCCGTGGAGAGCCAGCTCTCCGACGACATCGCCAGCATCGCCACCGACCTCGAGAACGGCCTGCGCCACTACCGCCTCGGCAACATCGACGAGGCGCTGTGGTGGTGGCAGTTCTCCTACGTCTCCTCGTGGGGCAACCTCGCGGGCGCCGCGCTCAACGCGCTGCTCTCCGTCGTGGCCCATGACCGCCTCGACACCGAGATCGCCTTCGAGGAGGAGCAGCTCGCCGTGGCCGAGGAGATCCTCGAGGCTGAGATGCGGGAGTCCGGGGAGAGCGCTCCCCGCTAG
- the recR gene encoding recombination mediator RecR has product MYEGVVQDLIDELGRLPGVGPKSAQRIAFHLLQAEPADVRRLADVLIEVKAKVKFCSVCFNVSEDEQCRICRDPRRDGTVLCVVEEYKDVVAIERTREFRGRYHVLGGAISPIDGIGPEQLRIRELMMRLADGTITETILATDPNLEGEATATYLTRMLKPLGLRVTRLASGLPVGGDLEYADEVTLGRAFAGRRSADD; this is encoded by the coding sequence GTGTACGAAGGCGTCGTCCAGGACCTCATCGACGAGCTCGGCAGGCTGCCGGGCGTCGGTCCCAAGAGCGCGCAGCGGATCGCCTTCCACCTGCTCCAGGCCGAGCCGGCCGACGTCCGCCGTCTCGCCGACGTGCTGATCGAGGTCAAGGCCAAGGTGAAGTTCTGCTCGGTCTGCTTCAACGTCTCCGAGGACGAGCAGTGCCGGATCTGCCGCGACCCGCGTCGCGACGGCACCGTCCTGTGCGTCGTGGAGGAGTACAAGGACGTCGTCGCGATCGAGCGCACCCGCGAGTTCCGGGGCCGCTACCACGTCCTCGGCGGGGCGATCTCGCCGATCGACGGCATCGGCCCCGAGCAGCTGCGGATCCGCGAGCTGATGATGCGGCTGGCTGACGGCACCATCACCGAGACGATCCTCGCCACCGACCCCAACCTCGAGGGCGAGGCCACCGCGACCTATCTCACCCGCATGCTCAAGCCGCTCGGCTTGCGCGTGACCCGATTGGCGAGTGGACTGCCCGTAGGCGGTGACCTCGAGTACGCCGACGAGGTCACCCTGGGACGAGCGTTCGCTGGGAGGCGGTCTGCCGATGACTGA
- a CDS encoding YbaB/EbfC family nucleoid-associated protein, with product MSQNPFDALGGAGGFDMNALLQQAQQMQEQLASAQQRLTETTVDGTVSGGAVTVTVNGVGEVVNVDIKAGEFDGSDADDLSDLGDMIVAAYRDAKAQADALAGEALGPLAGGGAPGGMPGQLGF from the coding sequence ATGAGCCAGAACCCCTTCGACGCCCTCGGCGGAGCCGGCGGCTTCGACATGAACGCGCTGCTGCAGCAGGCGCAGCAGATGCAGGAGCAGCTCGCCAGCGCGCAGCAGCGCCTGACCGAGACCACGGTCGACGGCACCGTCTCCGGCGGCGCGGTCACCGTGACCGTCAACGGGGTCGGCGAGGTCGTCAACGTCGACATCAAGGCCGGGGAGTTCGACGGCAGCGACGCCGACGACCTGTCCGACCTCGGCGACATGATCGTCGCCGCCTACCGCGACGCCAAGGCCCAGGCCGACGCCCTCGCCGGGGAGGCCCTCGGGCCGCTCGCCGGCGGCGGAGCCCCGGGCGGCATGCCCGGCCAGCTCGGCTTCTAG